AAGTTTATCATTAGGCTGGTAATAATTTTGTAGTAACCCTCGACATTGAGTGTGATGCACAGTGGGAGTCCACAACTGCAAATGCTTAATTGACATTTTTATTGGAAAAACTGAAGTCTTTATATCACAAAAAGAAGGAAATTATAGGTTCTTCTCCAGTGCCAGCTCTTTAACAACGAACAATTAACCCTGCTTAAGCTCTTATGTGATTTCTTTGAAGCTACTGCACTATGCCTATTTGAATCATGTATGTTCTGTGAAGTTTCTAAATTAATGTGCGCATTGTGGCTCTATCATAGGGGAATGCTGCTGTCAACATGCTGCTGTCAACATGCTGCTGTCAGTATGTGAAATTCAGGACTATTattattaggcttaattgcaactttagtcccTGACATTTATAAAAACCACAATTTAGTCCTCTTTTTGGTGGCAATGTTaatcttgtaattaaattaaattggaCTAAAATTGTTGTTTTTATGAACATCAATgactaaagttgcaattaaaCCTTATTATTactaggcttaattccagtttgcgtccctgatgtttcagaaatgTGCAATTTGCGTCCCccgtgtttaaaatgtgcgATTTAACCCCCTTATAACTTTGTCCTATGTGGCTGAGTCTATGTGTCACTTAACGTTGGTTCCATTCCAGGGACTAACGGCCCAACGTGGTTAgagactactatgaccgacggGGACAAACTCATGAatttttttcaccattaatgatttctagggactaatatgaccgaCGCTTACTTTCTTAGGGACCAAAGTGGCGATTCACTCTATTACGATTTAAAAGGAGAAAACCGTCGTCTTTCATTCTATCACGGCATCCCATTCTGCTTTCACGGTTTTAGCCTCTCCTCTCTGCAATCTCAACCGCCGCAATAGCCACATTCCGATCCATGTCTGCGCTTCGCCTCCGTCTGTCCAAGGTCACATCCCTCGCGCTCCCTTCCGAGCCCGACCCTAAAGGTAAAAATCCTCAACCTCTGAATCTATTTTTTCTTGATGGTTAAACCCGCAATCTTCCATTAACTTAACGTTGATGGTGAATCTTACAAAATTGCAACGGATCTCTCTTAGTTTCTTATCTGGTCTGGGTTGGTTTTGTTTCTGGTTAGTTGTTGGTTTAGTTGACAAGGAATTAGGAGAGAAGAGTGGTGGTGTCATTCACGCCGTTGTTTCATATCTCAAAAACATGTTGATAGCGACGGTTTTCACTCTCACCTACATTTTGGGGCTCGACCCTATCAGTCTCCGTCTCTATTTGAATCCCAATAGCCATCTCTACTCTCAATGGGAAGCCAGACAACTCTTTGAAAGCTGGTGCAAGGAATATAACAAAACATACCCTTCTGAAGATGAGAAACTCTACAGGTTCGGTGTCTTCAAGGAAACTCTTGAATGGTGCGCCCGCAACAACCTGAGGACGTTATCTCGCTGCTCTGGCACCAACTGTTTCGCTGATCAAACCGAGGATGAATTAATTCACAGTCTCTTTTTAGACGGTTCTTACATTTCTGATAGTGATTAATAATCTTATCAAAGCTTGCGCAAGAGACGATATGagaatgttttaatttttaatttcaactTGTTTTCTTCAACACCCTGATCGACTGTGTGCTATTTTATATATTAGTTTGTTAGTTAGAACCCCTCCCTTTGTGTGCAATTCCCTCCTCTGTGTGTGGAATTGTAAATTGGTAAATTTGATACTACTAGGATAGAGCCTGTttgcccgtgcgatgcacgggtaatTTTTACCGAATCAATTGTTAATTATAATATTTGCGTATTTGATATATATGAATATAGAGTAATACAatgatatatttactaaaaCATACACTTTTAATTAGTGAAACACTTAATATGTTGTTATTATCTTCCTTTTCATCTTActtatagacattaattggacAATTGTACGATATTAAGTTTTGTTCGCCCTTTACGGTTAGTATGAAATTTGTGGGTGTGATCTCAAGCGCAATCTTACATGTAAAAGATAAACAAATAATTCATACAAAAAAGTACAAATAAGATATATAATATGTTGCTTAAATGTTGGTTAATTGAATTAATACCCAACCTTGTCGCAAAAATGTTAGAAAATGATACAAACTATTTGATGTAAATCTTTTGGAAAACTTCCTTGAAGATAATGTTCTTGTTAACTTCTTGTATAAATTGTTTGAGTAGAATGTTTGGTATAGAACCATATGAACATATGGAATGTGTGAAAcatcttttattattttattaaaaagtggGACAAACAATTTGGTGGTAAAGGAACAACATAAAAGCTGTAACAACGAAGAGGAAATTTGATTTCACTATTGCTCTGAATGTAATCCTTTTAAATAAACCAATTTTGCATTTAAAATAAGAAATAGACATCACTGCATATTCTCTACATACTTCTAAGttccacccaaaaaaattatacaattcCTTTCATTGAAAAAACATGTGCCATGTCCAAAGTATACATTCACTACCAAAGTAACCTTCAAAAGTATATAATCACTGAATTATTCTTTCTGCCAATACAAAATGTGTTGCACGAAATTTTAATAACATGTTAAGTCCATGACCTTGTGGCATACTTCTGTGTGAAACTCTTCCTTGTAAGGTGACTTGTGGAAGTACAGATACCGACAAAAAAACCTCATCAGATTCTTCTCCAGAGATTATCCATATGGCATAAAGTGATTTAATCTTCATAGACATTAGAAATTTGGGCATGCTTGCTCTAATTGTTGTCACATCATATGTTTCAACATGGTATAAAACATCATCAATGGCATCTATGCCATGCTACAAATACCATATATAAATTATTCACAAATTAGAGCACAAAAAAGGTATTAATTAGAGTAGGTGAGTGTTTAAATAGCCAAAAGCAATGAGGTTAAACTTATGAGACAGAACATTTGCAAGGAGCCAAAAAATCAGATTCAATCACGTTAGTTCGTGCATATAGGAAAATTCAGTAATTAAAACATGTAAATAAAgttcatattaaaaaaaatgcatataCTCAAACTAATTTTTACCAGCCGTGTGCAAAACATGAAGTACATAATTAAAGCAAATTCCTTGCAGAGCcataacaaaagaaaaaaaaaacttgaatagTTAGATCACTTTATAGTTGTGTACTACAATATGTTGCATAGTATAATTATATCGCCAAATCAAGCAGTAATGGTACCTGAAAAAAGGATTGGCATACAGACCAATTGTTGAAATGGAACCCTCTAATACCAAATCATCAATTGTGAAGGGAGAACAAATACTGAGTCCTGTATGTGGAATCACCGTTTAAATTCACCAATACCCTCTCCTCAATAGCGGGAACTACTCCAGGTCAACCAATTTCCTTACATATTCTTTGAGCTATTTTATTGCTCTTATGAGAAAACAATAGACAaaagcattaaataaataaattactatTAGTAGAATGAAAAGCAAGTTCACATAATCTTAAAGTGATTCTAGATAATAAAAGTTACACTGCATTAGTGTAACAAAGGGCATCATAAAGTCATATCAAATCAGCCTCCATATTCAAAATAGTGCAAGGATCATGAACACAATAAGAAGGCACATTAGCAAGCCAACCAATAGAggtctcaaaaaaaaaagtttggcaATGTGATCTCACCCAAATTACATACATCAAAGAATTTTTGTGTAATATATGTCAAGTGTAGAGAAACAATGTGGCTTAGATTTTACTCAAGTTACATTGTTTCCTTATACTTTGAAGTATGATCAAATAAAGATTTACAAAATAAAATCACCACAATTTACAGTTTTTTCTCAGGCACTATGGAATATGTAGGGCAATATAAGCAATCAATACCTATAATATTTAATTCAGATAAAAATGTGAAGGATTGAGAAGTATCATCATTTCTCTTGCGCTCTTTAATGATCTGTGTTTGGTGTAGCATTCAAACTCTCGAAGTCACAATCTTCAATCCTCATGTAAGGCATCCATCATGTACATAATTCAGAGTCTCCATCACCTTCAATGTGGTTTCAGAACATTTAATTTTCGTTATAGCGGTTAAATATCCAATTCTAGTTTTTGTTTCACAATCAATTATGTTTCACAAGTTCACAACCAATGTGTTCCAGTTTTTGTTCTCCACTTTCCTTTTAGCTGTTATTCTCATGTTCACAGTGAGACCTTGCATAATAACAAAGGCAAAGAAACAGGTTACACAAACCTTGTGGTCTGCAGCcagatttaaaatattttcaccAACTTTTTGTTGTACCAGAACAACCATATCAATAGAGCTATTTTTCATTGCAGTCCATAAACGAAGAACAGATTGGAGACTATGCAATATATGTATACAATCAATAGTTGTACACAtactgagaaagaaagaagTGGTAGAGCTTACTCATAGTATAAAATCTACAAATAGAACATGAAATCATTCCTTAAATTTTTTCTCTTCTAACATCATCTAGATGGCCTCCGTGATATAAAAAGAACAATAGACgcttgttattttaaaaaaagggAATGTCAAAATCAAAAAGATACATAGCTTGTAAAACTGATGAAAAAAATAGCAAATTGAGAAATCTCGAGTACAAATATCAAACAAAGGAGGCGCTTGAGTATGAGGACCAACAAAACGACATTGAAAATGACTCCTGTAATCAACCCCTCAAACTATCGCAGAAAAACGGCAACACAGAAAAATAAGTATGACACCTCCAAAACCAGAAATCTAAAATCATCATAATTTATCGTCAAAGCCAGTATATATGCTTCATGACTGATATAGCTTGGTTTAGTTTTAAAATAATGACAACATAGGTTGCTACTAAAGATTAGACTTGTATCAAGCCTGTCAGTTTGGCTCATATCAAAGTAAATTGTAGGTGAGGCACTGCTACAAAGGAGGACTGGCCACTTCAATCACTTTATCATGTTGAGAAGTTCACATGTAATGCAAGAGATCAATGTCTTTATGTCAAAGTAATCTTTTTAATCATTTTAAAGTAAAAATGGTATCATTCTAATTTTGTAAATTTGAAAAAACTTTGCTGCAGAAAAATGGGTTTAGTCTCAAAATATAGTAATTATACTTGTGCACACTAATTTCAAAATTAGCTGAGAACAATAACATATGTTTAACCACCGAAATTATATGCACGATGAAATTAAAGGGTAAAAAGCATACCTTCAAATATGTTTATTGACCAGAGAAAATAAGACtttacaaaaatagaaaaggaaGCCATCTAAGAATTAAAAGTTATAAGATTTTATCAAGTGTTAGTGCTCTAGGTGCTATCAAGTGCAGGTTATCAAGTGTTCGTGCTCTAGGTGCTATCAAGTGCAGGTTATCAAGTGTTCGTGCTCTAGAGAATAAGTCTTTACCATACATGTGGCTGTTTTAGAGAATGAATCAAATCTAAGGTAATGAAAATTCTGCAGAATAAGGATGAGAATATGCAGGAAAATGAAAAGTGTTGTAGAAGGATAAGAAGAGAGGAGCAAGAAGCAGGTGAAGGAGGATGAAGAAAAGAGGGAAGTGTAATAGAAGGTTGGAAAAAACACCAAAATTCACTTTGCTTTAACTGAAGCAAGTGAGAAATAAAGGAAAAGTTTTTTTGGTTCAAACTGTTACAGCACCTTTAAACTTAAGTTAACTTATGAACCAGTTTATGtgagaaaaaggaagaaagagGAACACAGAAAAAcaggataaaaaaaaagaaaccccggttggtttttttttctaaccTCATCCTGTTTTCTCTTCTCTATCTTACATCCTTATAACAATACTGTTGGCATCCTACTGCACCTTTCTTTGAACCTTGACAGCAAAAGCAAAAAGCACAAACTGGCCAAACACCTCTtactaataaaaaagaaaatcatatttgaaacaataaaaaatttTGGAAACAAAATAGCCtaaataatgaaaaagaaagacaATTGTAATTAACTTCTTAGAAATAAGCATTTTTATGAGGCATCGTTGTTATCTGCTCCAATGTGACTTTCTGTTCATAAGTTCAAGTTGTGTAATCAACCTGGTATAAGAATTCAACTATGCATATTTGATTTCAGGTAAAGACAACCTACATTAAATTCACAAAATGGATTTGATTCCCCGAACCTTGTCTGTAATTGTAGCTTTATATCACCAGACTTGCACTTTTATGCTTGTTAAACTTACTTTCGCTTAGTAGTATCATAAAGAATGGAACATAGAGCAAGTGCAAACAGAGTTATAGCATATTTGGATCAATTCATAATCAATCAATTTTATTCTAGAAGCTCTTCATATAAGCTTCTCTCCGGAATTGATTCGaactttaaaattaattgtagaCAAAATTTTGAACATACTATTAGTCTCATCATTTGCCTTAGAATGAACTGTATAAGTGTTTCCAAATAACTTATTAGTCGCATTATTTCACAAAACAGACTATATAATGTGAGGTATGTATAATAAAGCTAAAAAAATTCTcgtggagagagagagagggtgagACAATCAGATAAAAATATGGGAAAAAGTATGATAGAAACTCACATGGGCCACTTGAATCTGAATATGAGGGAAAATAATGAGTGGCCTGGGATGTGCAAGACAAGAAAACAATGAGACTGCTAAGAATACATGATTTCTGCAAAATAATCACCTCCCACTTGAACACAGAAGAGAGGCCAGTTTGATAACTCCCCAGATGGGTGCATCATTCTGCAGGAAATAATTTGCAAGTTAGAATTAGCTAGCTTGCCATCCATTCTTCTGGTATTTTTACTTCAATTCAACATTATTTATTAGAAATACAAAGTCATTTATATACTATCaacaaagaaaatcaaacaCCATTGTAAGAGTAAACATTAGTCATCTAAAATCAAATTACATTCTAAGAGTAAAATGTATCTATCCATCCACCCAATCCACTTACCAGTACAACAACATCAAAAGCTTCTCGATAGTAGCTATGTGAGTTCTCAATGTTGTGATTCCTGCAAAAATAATTTTAGCTACATTATCAGTTTCCGATACCAGCTAATTCATGTAGAAGTAAAAGAATTAGAGCTCAAATCATTAACTCATGAAACTTATTGTTCAATATTCATACAAGCAAACATGGAGATTGAACATGAAGAATATGAAGGTTTGAAAATCGAGGAGGGTTGTGGGAATATTTATAGCCAACT
This is a stretch of genomic DNA from Lotus japonicus ecotype B-129 chromosome 1, LjGifu_v1.2. It encodes these proteins:
- the LOC130732210 gene encoding papain-like; protein product: MSALRLRLSKVTSLALPSEPDPKVVGLVDKELGEKSGGVIHAVVSYLKNMLIATVFTLTYILGLDPISLRLYLNPNSHLYSQWEARQLFESWCKEYNKTYPSEDEKLYRFGVFKETLEWCARNNLRTLSRCSGTNCFADQTEDELIHSLFLDGSYISDSD